A stretch of Pangasianodon hypophthalmus isolate fPanHyp1 chromosome 9, fPanHyp1.pri, whole genome shotgun sequence DNA encodes these proteins:
- the LOC117597951 gene encoding NACHT, LRR and PYD domains-containing protein 12 has product MTSNMSVSGKQDLKKDERMMKGKRSDSPEPSCVSMKSEESMEEPTNFTDRDSSTDVRPQKEKSNISTNQLESIFKELEHKVITLIKNELKRFRKLLSPDYPACTEREVEDEEDLHSVREGALKITLHVLKNMNHTDLANTLQNKSVAFVYQAKLKSNLREKFKRINEGISQHGSSALLNEIYTELYITEGWSGDVNNEHEVRQVETESRRPATQETPIKCNDLFKDKSIRTVLTKGVAGIGKTVSVQKFILDWAEGKANQDIFLMVPFPFRELNLMKQKNLSLMNLLHHFFPEMRKLQLIDSYKVVLIFDGLDECRLPLNFQKNERLCDVTESASVDVLLTNLIKGNLLPSALLWITSRPGAANQIPAECVDQVTEVRGFSDPQKEEYFRKRISDQSLANKIITHMKSSRSLYIMCHIPVFCWISASVLERMLGEAESGEIPKTLTQMFTHFLIFQIKHKDQKYHQKCDPGPQQTRESILALGKLAFQQLEKGNLIFYEEDLRECGIDVREVSVYSGVCTQIFREEFGLHPGKVFSFVHLSVQEFLAALYTFLSFISRNVTEQQTTDLSDLFRKSNMSDFHRSAVDKALQSENGHLDLFLRFLLGLSLESNQALLRGLMPQTGSSSHSKQETVEYIKEKIRENPSPEKSINLFHCLNELNDNSLVQEVQTYLNRGYYCLSLISLSPAQWSALVFVLLNSEQELDVFNLSTYDPSEECLLRLLPVVKASRKAELRGCKLTEESCRVLSSVLSSNSSSLRELDLSINKLQDSGVKLLSAGLENPHCTLEILRLCGCNLTEESCRVLSSVLSSNCSSLRELDLSYNKLQDSGVKLLFAGLENPHCTLEILSLRGCNLTEESCRVLSSVLSSNSSSLRELDLSDNKLQDSGVKLLSAGLENLHCTLETLRMWRCSIKYEGCAALASALRSNSSSHLRELDLKYNNRGESGVKLLSDLLKDPHCKLETLHIKNHKLTRTGV; this is encoded by the exons accacaaaaggaaaaatcaaacatcagcacaaatcagttggagtccatattcaag gagctggaacacaaagtcatcactctgataaagaatgagctgaagaggtttaggaagctcctgagtccagattacccagcatgcactgagagggaggtggaggatgaggaggatctgcacagtgtcagagagggagcgctgaagatcacactgcatgtcctgaagaacatgaaccacacagatcttgctaacacactgcaaaaca agtctgtgGCCTTTGTGTATCAGGCAAAGTTGAAAtccaacctgagagagaagtttaaaagaattaatgaaggaatctcacagcatggaagctcagcacttctgaatgagatctacacagagctctacatcacagagggctggagtggagacgtcaataatgaacatgaggtgagacaggttgAGACAGagtccaggagaccagcaacacaggagacacccatcaaatgtaatgacctctttaaagacaagtccatcagaactgtgctgactaaaggagttgctggaattggaaaaacagtctctgtgcagaagttcattctggactgggctgaaggaaaagcaaatcaggacatcTTCCTAATGGTTCCatttccctttagagagctgaatttgatgaagcagaaaaatctcagtctgatgaatcttcttcatcactttttcccagaaatgagaaaactacaattaatagactcctacaaagtggtgttgatctttgatggtctggatgagtgtcgacttcctctaaatttccagaagaatgagagattgtgtgatgtgacagagtcagcctcagtggatgtgctgctgacaaacctcatcaaggggaatctgcttccctctgctctcctctggataacctctcgaccaggagcagccaatcagatccctgccgagtgtgtagaccaggtaacagaggtacgagggttcagtgatcctcagaaagaggagtacttcaggaagaggatcagtgatcagagcctggccaataaaatcatcacacacatgaagtcttcaagaagcctctacatcatgtgccacatcccagtcttctgctggatctcAGCCagtgttctagagagaatgttgggtgaagcagagagtggagagatccccaagactctgactcaaatgttcacacacttcctgatctttcagatcaaacacaaggaccaaaagtaccatcagaaatgtgaccctggtcctcagcagaccagagagagtatcctggcactgggaaaactggctttccaacagctggagaaaggaaacctgatcttctatgaggaagacctgagagagtgtggcattgatgtcagagaagtgtccgtgtactcaggagtgtgtacccaaatcttcagagaggagtttgggcttcacccggggaaggtgttcagctttgtacatctgagtgttcaggagtttctggctgctttatacacatttctctccttcatcagcagaaatgtaacagaacaacaaaccactgatctgtctgatcttttcagaaagtcaaacatgtctgatttccacaggagtgcagtggacaaggccttacagagtgagaatggacacctggacctgttccttcgcttccttctgggtctctcactggagtccaatcaggctctcttacgaggcttaatgccacagacaggaagcagctctcacagcaaacaggaaactgTCGAatacatcaaggagaagatcagggagaatccatctccagagaaatccatcaatctgttccactgtctgaatgaactgaatgataaTTCTCTAGTGCAAGAAGTACAAACTTACCTGAACAGAGGTTACTATTGTCTCAGTTTAAtcagtctctctcctgctcagtggtcagctctggtgtttgtgttactgaactcagaacaggagctggatgTGTTTAATTTGAGTACATATGACccatcagaggaatgtcttctgaggctgctgccagtggtcaaagcctccagaaaagctga gctgcgtGGGTGTAaactgacagaggaaagctgtagagttctgtcctcagttctcagctcaaactcctccagtctgagagaactggacctgagtatcaataaactgcaggattcaggagtgaagctgctctctgctggactggagaatccacactgtacactggagatactgag gctgtgtgggtgtaatctgacagaggaaagctgtagagttctgtcctcagttctcagctcaaactgctccagtctgagagaactggacctgagttacaataaactgcaggattcaggagtgaagctgctctttgctggactggagaatccacactgtaccctggagatactgag CCTGCGtgggtgtaatctgacagaggaaagctgtagagttctgtcctcagttctcagctcaaactcctccagtctgagagaactggacctgagtgacaataaactgcaggattcaggagtgaagctgctctctgctggactggagaatctccactgtacactggagacactgag gatgtGGCGCTGCAGTATTAAAtatgaaggttgtgctgctctggcttcagctctgaggtcaaactcctcatcacacctgagagaactggatctgaaatataataatcgaggagaatcaggagtgaagctgctctctgatctactgaaggatccacactgtaaactggagacactaca cattAAGAATCATAAACTCACCAGGACTGGCGTATGA